One stretch of Enterobacter sp. RHBSTW-00994 DNA includes these proteins:
- a CDS encoding alkyl sulfatase dimerization domain-containing protein, whose product MNVNLIVRSLALAGFFISVSTANAAEAPKEATSATQQANNALYNQLPFSDNTDFTNAHKGFIAPLPQDIIKGEQGNVIWDPQQYSFIKEGDKSPDTVNPSLWRQSQLINISGLFEVTDGVYQIRNLDLSNMTIIEGKEGVTVVDPLVSAETAKVGMDLYFKNRGKKPVVAIIYTHSHVDHYGGVRGVVDEADVKSGKVKVYAPSGFMEAAVAENIMAGNVMSRRASYMYGNLLKPDAKGQVGAGLGTTTSAGTVTLIAPTNIIEKDGQKETIDGLTYDFMLAPGSEAPSEMLWFIEEKKLIESAEDVTHTLHNTYSLRGAKIREPLPWSKYINEAIVRWSDKADILMAQHHWPTWGNDNVVKLLKSQRDLYRYINDQTLRMANEGQTRDEIAANFTLPDSLAHTWANRGYYGSVSHDVKATYVLYLGWFDGNPATLDELPPEEAAKKFVDYMGGADAILSKAKTDFDQGNYRWVAQVVSKVVFADPNNQAARNLEADALEQLGYQAESGPWRNFYLTGAQELRNGVVKGPTPNTASPDTVRAMTPEMFFDYLAVHINGQKAADAKSVFNIDLGSDGGKYKLELENGVLNHTENSEAKDADATISLNRDTLNKIILKEVTLKQAQDNGEVKITGDGSKLDAMLGYMDKFEFWFNIVTP is encoded by the coding sequence ATGAATGTCAATTTGATTGTCAGAAGTCTCGCGCTGGCGGGATTTTTCATTTCGGTCAGTACCGCTAATGCCGCTGAAGCCCCGAAAGAGGCGACATCCGCAACACAACAAGCCAATAATGCACTTTATAATCAACTGCCTTTTTCTGATAACACTGATTTTACCAATGCCCATAAAGGATTTATTGCGCCACTTCCCCAGGATATTATCAAAGGGGAACAAGGAAATGTCATCTGGGATCCACAGCAATATTCTTTTATTAAAGAAGGTGATAAATCACCGGATACCGTTAACCCAAGTTTATGGCGTCAATCTCAGCTGATTAATATTAGCGGTCTGTTTGAAGTGACGGATGGAGTATATCAAATCCGTAATCTTGACTTATCAAATATGACTATTATTGAAGGGAAAGAAGGCGTTACGGTTGTCGATCCACTGGTTTCAGCTGAGACCGCTAAAGTCGGGATGGATCTCTATTTTAAAAACCGTGGTAAAAAACCAGTGGTGGCGATTATCTACACCCACAGCCATGTTGACCACTATGGCGGCGTGCGTGGTGTTGTGGATGAGGCTGACGTGAAATCCGGTAAAGTAAAAGTGTATGCCCCTTCCGGATTTATGGAGGCTGCAGTGGCGGAAAACATTATGGCCGGTAACGTCATGAGCCGCCGCGCCAGCTATATGTACGGCAACCTGCTGAAACCTGACGCCAAAGGACAGGTTGGCGCAGGCCTGGGAACCACGACATCTGCCGGTACAGTGACCCTGATTGCCCCCACCAATATCATTGAAAAGGATGGGCAGAAAGAGACGATCGACGGCCTGACGTATGATTTTATGCTAGCCCCTGGATCGGAAGCTCCCTCCGAAATGTTGTGGTTTATCGAAGAGAAAAAACTCATCGAATCCGCCGAAGATGTCACCCACACGCTGCACAACACCTACTCCCTGCGCGGGGCAAAAATTCGAGAGCCTCTGCCGTGGTCAAAATACATTAACGAAGCAATTGTCCGCTGGAGCGATAAAGCCGACATCCTGATGGCCCAACACCACTGGCCAACCTGGGGTAATGACAACGTCGTAAAACTGCTGAAAAGTCAGCGCGATCTCTACCGCTATATCAACGACCAGACCCTGCGAATGGCGAATGAAGGCCAGACCCGCGACGAAATTGCCGCTAATTTCACGCTACCGGATTCGCTGGCGCATACCTGGGCCAACCGGGGTTATTACGGTTCGGTAAGCCATGATGTGAAAGCGACCTACGTGCTCTATCTTGGCTGGTTTGATGGCAACCCGGCAACGCTCGACGAGCTGCCACCAGAAGAGGCGGCCAAGAAATTTGTCGACTACATGGGAGGGGCTGATGCCATTCTGAGCAAAGCAAAAACCGACTTTGATCAGGGCAACTACCGCTGGGTTGCACAGGTCGTCAGCAAAGTCGTGTTTGCCGATCCGAACAATCAGGCCGCCCGTAATCTGGAAGCCGATGCGCTGGAGCAACTGGGTTATCAGGCCGAATCCGGACCGTGGCGCAACTTCTACCTGACAGGTGCGCAGGAGCTGCGCAATGGCGTGGTGAAAGGCCCAACGCCAAACACTGCCAGCCCGGATACAGTGCGAGCCATGACGCCAGAAATGTTCTTCGACTACCTTGCCGTTCATATCAATGGGCAGAAAGCCGCTGACGCCAAATCGGTATTTAATATCGATCTCGGCAGTGACGGAGGCAAATACAAGCTCGAACTGGAAAACGGTGTGCTTAACCATACCGAGAACAGTGAAGCGAAGGATGCCGATGCCACCATTTCACTGAACCGCGATACGCTGAATAAAATAATCCTGAAGGAAGTCACGCTAAAACAAGCGCAGGATAACGGCGAGGTGAAAATTACTGGCGACGGCAGCAAACTGGATGCCATGCTGGGTTATATGGATAAATTCGAGTTCTGGTTCAACATTGTGACACCGTAA
- the tynA gene encoding primary-amine oxidase, with translation MGSHSSFSARKTALAMAVALFCAWQSPVFAHGGEAHMVPMDKTLQDFGADVQWDDYAQMFTIAKDGAFVKVKPGAKTAIVNGKTLKLQVPVVMKNKKAFISDTFINDVFQSGLDQTFQVEKRPHPLNALTADEIKQAVEIVKASADFKPNTRFTQIALAEPEKAKVWDFVLKGTAVDSPRQANVIMLDGKHVIESLVDLKEKKVLRWEPVKDAHGMVLLDDFSTVQQIINDSPEYAEALKKHGVTDPKKVITTPLTVGYFDGKDGLKQDDRLLKVVSYLDVGDGNYWAHPIENLVAVVDLEQKKIQKIEEGAVVPVPLAARPYDGRDRVAPVKKPLEIIEPEGKNYTITGDMVHWQNWDFHLSLDSRVGPIISTVTYNDNGKKRQVMYEGSLGGMIVPYGDPDVGWYFKAYLDSGDYGMGTLTSSLVRGKDVPSNAVMLDETIPDYTGAPMTIPRAIAIFERYAGPEYKHQEMGQPNVSTERRELVVRWVSTVGNYDYIFDWIFHENGTIGIDAGATGIEAVKGVLAKTMHDPSAKDDTKYGTLIDHNIVGTTHQHIYNFRLDMDVDGTNNTLVAMDPEVTPNTAGGPRTSTMQINQYNIDTEQQAAQKFDPGTIRLLSNTSKENRMGNPVSYQIIPYAGGTHPVATGAKFAPDEWIYHRLSFMDKQLWVTRYHPNEMYPEGKFPNRSTHDTGLGQYSKDNESIDNQDDVVWMTTGTTHVARAEEWPIMPTEWVHTLLKPWNFFDETPTLGKKKDDK, from the coding sequence ATGGGAAGCCATTCTTCTTTTTCTGCCCGTAAAACGGCACTGGCCATGGCAGTTGCTCTTTTTTGCGCCTGGCAATCCCCTGTTTTCGCCCACGGCGGTGAAGCGCATATGGTTCCAATGGACAAAACGCTTCAGGACTTTGGCGCGGACGTACAGTGGGACGACTATGCCCAGATGTTTACCATTGCCAAAGACGGCGCGTTTGTGAAGGTCAAACCGGGTGCGAAAACCGCGATCGTCAACGGTAAGACACTGAAGCTGCAAGTGCCGGTCGTGATGAAAAACAAAAAAGCCTTCATCTCCGATACCTTCATCAACGATGTGTTCCAGTCTGGGCTCGACCAGACGTTCCAGGTTGAAAAGCGTCCTCATCCGCTGAACGCACTGACCGCCGACGAAATTAAGCAAGCCGTAGAGATCGTCAAAGCCTCTGCGGATTTTAAACCGAATACCCGCTTCACCCAGATTGCCCTTGCTGAGCCGGAAAAAGCCAAAGTCTGGGACTTTGTGCTGAAGGGCACGGCGGTGGACTCCCCTCGTCAGGCCAACGTCATCATGCTGGACGGTAAGCACGTCATCGAGAGCCTGGTGGATCTAAAAGAGAAAAAGGTGTTGCGCTGGGAGCCGGTTAAAGATGCACACGGCATGGTGCTGCTGGATGATTTCTCTACCGTCCAGCAGATCATTAATGACAGCCCGGAATATGCTGAAGCGCTGAAAAAACACGGCGTCACCGACCCGAAGAAGGTGATCACCACGCCTCTGACCGTGGGCTATTTCGATGGCAAAGATGGTCTGAAACAGGATGACCGTCTACTGAAAGTCGTGAGCTATCTGGACGTTGGTGACGGGAACTACTGGGCGCACCCTATCGAAAACCTGGTCGCCGTGGTGGATCTTGAGCAGAAAAAAATCCAGAAGATTGAGGAAGGTGCAGTCGTTCCCGTACCGCTGGCCGCACGCCCTTATGACGGACGCGACCGCGTTGCGCCTGTTAAAAAACCGCTGGAAATTATCGAGCCGGAAGGTAAAAACTACACCATCACCGGCGACATGGTGCACTGGCAGAACTGGGATTTCCATCTGAGCCTCGACTCCCGTGTCGGCCCGATTATCTCTACCGTCACCTACAACGACAACGGCAAAAAACGCCAGGTAATGTATGAAGGATCGCTGGGCGGGATGATTGTGCCTTACGGCGACCCGGACGTAGGCTGGTATTTCAAGGCGTATCTGGATTCTGGCGATTACGGTATGGGCACGCTGACCTCTTCGCTTGTGCGGGGCAAAGATGTTCCGTCCAACGCCGTGATGCTGGATGAAACCATTCCGGATTACACCGGGGCGCCAATGACCATCCCACGCGCTATCGCCATTTTCGAACGTTACGCCGGGCCAGAGTATAAACACCAGGAAATGGGACAGCCAAACGTCAGTACCGAACGTCGTGAACTGGTTGTGCGCTGGGTCAGTACCGTCGGGAACTATGACTATATCTTTGACTGGATCTTCCACGAAAACGGTACAATTGGCATTGATGCTGGCGCAACGGGCATTGAAGCGGTGAAAGGCGTACTGGCAAAAACCATGCATGATCCGAGCGCCAAAGACGACACCAAATACGGCACGCTGATTGATCACAACATCGTGGGAACTACCCACCAGCACATCTATAACTTCCGTCTGGATATGGATGTTGATGGCACGAACAATACCCTGGTTGCCATGGACCCGGAGGTAACACCAAACACCGCCGGTGGCCCACGCACCAGTACCATGCAGATCAATCAGTACAATATCGATACCGAGCAGCAGGCGGCCCAGAAATTCGACCCAGGTACAATTCGTCTGCTGAGCAACACCAGTAAAGAAAACCGCATGGGCAACCCGGTCTCCTACCAGATCATCCCGTATGCTGGCGGTACACATCCGGTGGCAACTGGGGCGAAATTTGCACCAGACGAATGGATTTACCATCGCCTGAGCTTTATGGACAAACAGCTGTGGGTCACGCGTTACCACCCGAACGAGATGTACCCGGAAGGGAAGTTCCCGAACCGTTCCACGCATGACACCGGGTTAGGCCAGTACAGTAAAGATAACGAATCGATAGACAATCAGGATGATGTGGTCTGGATGACGACGGGGACAACCCACGTTGCCCGCGCGGAAGAGTGGCCGATTATGCCAACAGAATGGGTACATACCCTGCTCAAACCGTGGAACTTCTTTGACGAGACGCCTACGCTTGGCAAGAAGAAAGACGACAAGTAA